One part of the Acidobacteriota bacterium genome encodes these proteins:
- a CDS encoding TIM barrel protein yields the protein MQLSLCLEMLFTEQPFTERMKTAARLGYRAVEFWDWRDKDLPALEDMALRRCLTIAAISGNRRHSLIDPSERAGLIEEMMQVFGVARRLHCPNVMLLSDVLESDGSAAPIPPLSAEEKTNSIVDGLRELAGWAADAGVTLLLEPLNTRLDHRGCFLDNSALGFQIVQQVNQPNVRLLYDIYHMSMMGENALATIEANLPWIGYLHVADMPGRHEPGSGTIDYRALAALLKRVNYDGFIGMEFSAQASDEQAARAPQLVFGV from the coding sequence ATGCAACTTTCACTTTGTCTGGAAATGCTGTTCACCGAGCAACCGTTCACCGAACGCATGAAAACGGCGGCGCGCTTGGGGTATCGCGCGGTCGAATTCTGGGACTGGCGCGACAAAGACCTGCCCGCCCTCGAAGACATGGCCTTGCGCCGCTGCCTAACCATCGCGGCCATCAGCGGCAATCGCCGCCACTCGCTGATTGATCCGTCCGAACGCGCGGGCCTAATCGAAGAGATGATGCAGGTCTTCGGCGTCGCGCGCCGCCTGCATTGTCCCAACGTCATGCTGCTCAGCGATGTGCTCGAAAGCGATGGCAGCGCCGCGCCCATCCCGCCGTTATCTGCCGAGGAAAAGACCAACAGCATTGTGGATGGTTTGCGCGAATTGGCGGGCTGGGCCGCTGACGCGGGCGTGACGCTGTTGCTCGAACCGCTCAACACCAGGCTCGATCATCGCGGCTGTTTTCTCGACAATTCGGCGCTGGGTTTTCAAATTGTGCAGCAAGTCAATCAACCCAACGTGCGGCTGCTTTACGACATTTACCACATGAGCATGATGGGCGAAAACGCGCTCGCCACCATCGAAGCCAACCTGCCGTGGATCGGCTATCTGCACGTCGCCGACATGCCCGGACGACACGAACCCGGCAGCGGCACGATTGATTACCGCGCGCTTGCGGCGCTGCTCAAGCGGGTTAATTACGACGGTTTCATCGGCATGGAATTTTCGGCACAAGCCAGCGATGAACAGGCCGCGCGCGCGCCGCAATTAGTCTTTGGCGTTTAA
- a CDS encoding alcohol dehydrogenase catalytic domain-containing protein, which yields MASTMQAIVFHGDGKWGLESAPQPQLAAHDDVLLRVDRAGICGTDLHILSTPPGHPATPGSILGHEYVATVVDAGDGVTHLQRGDHVVIDPNITCGLCQYCRAGMTNVCERMTTLGIFRHGGLAEYNVAPAKALHRISNDVPVERAALAEPLACVWHAFEKAQLTPGESVAILGAGPIGLLFQLLFKAAGAGKVFLVEPADYRRQTAEELGADGAFTPADSVEAIKAATGLGADIVVDAVGSLLPEALQLVRFGGRVILFGMNLHAERTLNQYHPTRYEITIIGSFIQRTAFPKVVRALESNIVPVEKLITHRIGLGELGAGLEALRNGRAIKVLVQP from the coding sequence ATGGCATCCACAATGCAAGCCATCGTCTTTCACGGCGACGGCAAATGGGGTTTGGAATCGGCCCCGCAACCGCAACTGGCCGCCCACGACGACGTATTGCTGCGCGTAGACCGCGCCGGAATCTGCGGCACCGATTTGCACATCCTTTCGACACCGCCAGGTCATCCGGCCACGCCCGGCAGCATCCTGGGCCACGAATACGTCGCCACCGTCGTGGACGCGGGTGACGGCGTGACGCATCTGCAACGCGGCGACCACGTGGTGATTGACCCGAACATCACCTGCGGCCTCTGCCAATACTGCCGCGCCGGGATGACCAACGTGTGCGAACGCATGACCACGCTCGGCATCTTTCGCCACGGCGGTCTGGCCGAATACAACGTCGCGCCCGCCAAAGCCCTGCACCGCATCAGCAATGACGTGCCGGTCGAACGCGCCGCGCTGGCCGAACCGCTGGCCTGCGTCTGGCACGCCTTTGAGAAAGCGCAACTCACGCCCGGCGAGAGCGTAGCCATTCTGGGCGCGGGGCCGATTGGCTTGCTGTTTCAATTGCTGTTCAAAGCAGCGGGCGCGGGCAAAGTCTTCCTCGTCGAACCCGCTGATTACCGCCGCCAAACCGCCGAAGAGTTGGGCGCGGACGGCGCGTTCACACCCGCAGACAGCGTCGAAGCGATCAAAGCCGCGACCGGATTGGGCGCGGACATCGTCGTGGATGCGGTTGGTTCGCTCTTGCCCGAAGCCTTGCAGTTGGTGCGCTTCGGCGGGCGCGTAATTTTGTTCGGCATGAATCTGCACGCCGAACGCACGCTGAACCAATATCACCCGACGCGCTACGAAATCACGATCATCGGCTCGTTCATCCAGCGCACCGCGTTCCCCAAAGTCGTGCGCGCGCTCGAATCCAACATCGTGCCGGTCGAAAAACTCATCACCCACCGCATCGGTTTGGGTGAACTCGGCGCGGGCCTGGAAGCCTTGCGCAATGGCCGCGCAATCAAAGTGCTGGTGCAACCTTAA
- a CDS encoding TIM barrel protein, whose amino-acid sequence MRIGNAPVSWGIMEIEGWGGQQAYGAMLDELVKAGYTGTELGPYGYFPTEPAALRHEMATRNLNLVTAFVPIPLADLSAHEAGFEEALKTAKLLAAAGARSMLLADAMSKERMSIAGRADAVRDGLTDAQWEHAAAIVMRVAQACRELGLAVSFHHHAGTYIETPAEIARLLESTDAALLGLCLDTGHYFYGGGDPLTAVQQYGPRIRHLHLKDVQPAVLDAVRRDGVDFLAAVRRGVFCELGQGAIPFPQIIQGLQASGYDGWAIVEQDTDVSQPGVEPYASAVRSRQYLREVIGI is encoded by the coding sequence ATCCGTATCGGCAACGCCCCCGTGAGTTGGGGCATTATGGAAATCGAAGGCTGGGGCGGCCAGCAAGCTTATGGCGCGATGCTCGATGAACTGGTCAAGGCCGGTTACACAGGCACAGAGCTTGGCCCGTATGGGTATTTCCCGACCGAGCCTGCAGCGTTGCGGCACGAAATGGCAACGCGCAATTTGAACTTGGTGACGGCCTTCGTGCCGATTCCCTTGGCTGATCTCTCGGCGCACGAAGCCGGATTCGAGGAAGCGCTCAAAACCGCCAAGCTGCTGGCCGCCGCAGGTGCACGTTCAATGCTGCTGGCCGATGCGATGAGCAAAGAACGCATGTCCATCGCGGGCCGAGCCGACGCCGTGCGCGACGGCCTGACCGATGCGCAATGGGAACACGCCGCCGCCATCGTCATGCGCGTCGCCCAGGCTTGCCGCGAACTTGGCTTGGCCGTTTCGTTTCATCACCACGCGGGCACGTATATCGAAACGCCGGCTGAAATCGCGCGCTTGTTGGAAAGTACGGACGCTGCGTTACTCGGTCTTTGTCTCGACACCGGCCATTATTTTTATGGCGGCGGCGACCCGCTCACGGCGGTACAACAATATGGCCCGCGCATCCGGCATCTGCATTTGAAAGACGTGCAACCCGCTGTGCTGGACGCGGTGCGCCGTGACGGCGTGGATTTTTTGGCAGCGGTGCGGCGCGGCGTGTTTTGCGAACTGGGCCAGGGCGCGATTCCCTTCCCGCAAATCATCCAGGGCTTGCAAGCCAGCGGTTATGACGGCTGGGCCATCGTCGAGCAGGACACCGATGTCAGCCAACCGGGCGTTGAGCCTTATGCCAGCGCCGTGCGCAGCCGCCAATACTTGCGCGAAGTGATCGGCATTTGA
- a CDS encoding sugar ABC transporter ATP-binding protein, translating to MSDQPALQMERIRKTFPGVVALDEVSFVLQPGEVHVLLGENGAGKSTLMKILSGAYQKTSGQILLNGQPVEIKNPKHAQELGIGIIYQELNLVPQLNAAENIFLGREPLRYGLVDQRAMQQAAAELLTGLGVALDVRKPVRELSIAQQQMVEVAKAISLNARILIMDEPTSALTEKEIVELFARIRQLKASGVSIVYISHRMEELFEIGDRVTVLRDGRNVGTHAIRDITKAELIRLMVNRELTNQFPKITAQRGAEILRVTALSNNKLRDINFSLYRGEILGLAGLLGSGRTELARVIFGVDKIDAGNITLKGKLLLSNSPRRAINAGIGFLTEDRKTQGLVLALSVKENVCLPSVEKFSRLGVVNGGKEQQATSRFVNELRIKTPHLQQQVINLSGGNQQKVVLGKWLCSAADIFIFDEPTRGIDVGSKAEIYQLMNQLTAAGVAIIMISSELPEILGMSDRILVMHQGRIAGEFTAAEATQEKLLHCALGETPEI from the coding sequence ATGAGCGACCAACCCGCCCTGCAAATGGAACGCATCCGCAAGACCTTCCCCGGCGTCGTCGCGCTGGATGAGGTCAGCTTTGTGTTACAGCCGGGCGAAGTGCACGTGTTACTCGGCGAAAACGGCGCGGGCAAATCCACACTGATGAAAATCCTGAGCGGGGCTTATCAGAAAACCAGCGGCCAAATCCTGCTCAACGGTCAACCCGTCGAAATCAAAAACCCCAAACACGCACAGGAACTCGGCATCGGCATCATCTATCAGGAACTCAACCTGGTGCCGCAACTCAATGCAGCCGAAAACATCTTTCTGGGGCGCGAACCGCTGCGCTACGGCCTAGTAGACCAACGCGCCATGCAACAGGCCGCCGCCGAATTGCTGACCGGCCTCGGCGTCGCATTGGACGTGCGCAAACCCGTCCGCGAACTGAGCATCGCCCAACAGCAAATGGTCGAAGTCGCCAAAGCCATCTCGCTCAACGCGCGCATCCTGATTATGGATGAGCCGACTTCGGCGCTGACCGAAAAAGAAATCGTTGAGCTGTTCGCCCGCATTCGCCAACTCAAAGCCAGCGGCGTTTCGATTGTGTACATCTCGCACCGGATGGAGGAACTGTTCGAAATCGGCGACCGCGTCACTGTCTTGCGCGATGGCCGCAACGTCGGCACACATGCGATTCGCGACATTACCAAAGCCGAATTGATCCGCCTGATGGTCAATCGTGAGTTGACCAACCAGTTTCCTAAAATAACTGCCCAACGTGGCGCTGAGATATTGCGTGTTACGGCCCTGAGTAACAACAAGCTGCGCGACATCAACTTCTCGCTGTATCGCGGTGAGATTCTAGGCCTTGCGGGCCTACTCGGGTCGGGCCGCACCGAGTTAGCGCGCGTTATTTTTGGCGTAGACAAAATTGACGCAGGTAACATCACACTCAAAGGTAAGTTACTTTTGAGCAATTCGCCACGCCGGGCCATCAACGCAGGGATCGGGTTTTTAACCGAAGACCGCAAAACACAGGGGTTGGTGCTGGCGCTTTCGGTTAAAGAAAACGTCTGCCTGCCCAGCGTCGAAAAATTCTCCCGCCTAGGGGTCGTCAACGGCGGCAAAGAGCAACAAGCCACCAGCCGCTTCGTCAACGAGTTGCGCATCAAAACGCCGCATCTGCAACAGCAAGTCATCAACCTGAGTGGCGGCAATCAGCAAAAGGTCGTGCTCGGCAAATGGCTTTGCAGCGCAGCCGACATTTTCATTTTTGATGAGCCGACGCGCGGGATTGACGTCGGATCGAAAGCCGAAATTTATCAATTGATGAATCAGCTCACGGCGGCAGGGGTGGCAATCATCATGATCTCGTCGGAGCTGCCGGAAATTCTTGGGATGAGTGACCGCATTCTGGTGATGCATCAAGGTCGCATTGCGGGAGAATTCACCGCAGCCGAAGCGACACAGGAAAAGTTGTTACATTGCGCGTTAGGAGAAACGCCAGAGATATAA
- a CDS encoding ribose ABC transporter permease, translated as MKTRELLFQYGRQFGTLAGLIVLAFVLWALTPHFLTVSNLLNVAQQTTLVAIIAVGMTFVIITGGIDLSVGSVLAFAGVVMASLLQRGWPLLLALLAGLGAGLLCGLLNGLLITIGRLPPFIATLGMMSVARGAALVFTGGRPISGFADNFRWLAVGEVLHIPVPVILMLVVYMLAHFVLTKTKLGRYTYAIGGNEEATLLSGVNVRLYKTLVYGLCGMLSGLTALILTARLNSAQPIAGMMYELDAIAATVIGGTSLSGGEGKIFGTLIGALIIGMLRNGLNLLDISSFVQQIVIGAVIIVAVLFDTALRTNRK; from the coding sequence ATGAAAACCCGCGAGTTACTTTTTCAATACGGCAGGCAATTCGGCACCTTGGCGGGTCTGATTGTACTGGCATTCGTTCTCTGGGCATTGACGCCCCACTTTCTGACTGTCTCGAACCTACTCAATGTCGCTCAACAAACAACGCTAGTTGCTATCATTGCCGTCGGCATGACGTTTGTGATCATCACCGGCGGGATTGATCTTTCAGTCGGCTCTGTACTTGCCTTTGCCGGGGTTGTGATGGCGAGCTTGTTACAACGAGGCTGGCCGTTGTTACTCGCGTTACTCGCCGGATTAGGCGCGGGGTTACTGTGCGGTCTACTCAATGGATTGCTGATTACTATCGGTAGGTTGCCGCCGTTTATCGCTACGTTAGGAATGATGAGTGTGGCGCGTGGCGCGGCCTTAGTCTTCACTGGTGGACGACCCATTTCCGGCTTTGCCGACAACTTCCGCTGGCTGGCGGTGGGCGAAGTGTTACACATTCCTGTGCCGGTCATCCTGATGCTGGTCGTGTACATGCTCGCGCATTTCGTCCTGACCAAAACCAAGCTGGGCCGTTATACCTACGCCATCGGCGGCAACGAAGAAGCAACACTGCTTTCCGGCGTCAACGTGCGTTTATACAAAACGCTGGTGTATGGTTTGTGCGGCATGCTCAGCGGATTGACGGCGCTTATTCTGACGGCACGGTTAAATTCAGCGCAACCCATTGCCGGGATGATGTATGAATTGGACGCCATCGCCGCCACGGTTATCGGCGGTACCAGCCTAAGCGGCGGCGAAGGCAAAATCTTTGGCACATTGATCGGTGCGTTGATTATTGGCATGCTGCGCAATGGACTGAACCTGCTGGATATTTCTTCGTTCGTGCAACAGATCGTCATCGGCGCGGTAATTATTGTGGCTGTGTTATTCGACACGGCTTTGAGAACGAATCGAAAGTAA
- a CDS encoding sugar ABC transporter substrate-binding protein gives MLKTLNNPFFIDMQKGAQEAAQRLGVNLQVQAAEREVDVEKQMQIIENLIQSKVAALCITPSGSKEVVPAIVKANQAGIPVIIVDTRVHAETLQAANGKTAGFIGSDNLEGGRVAGEFIAKQLGGKGKVAILEGIPGHETGDSRLKGFREIVAKNPGMQIVSSQTANWERDQGYNVFQNMLQAHPEIQALFACSDLMALGAVEAIAAAGKTGKIIVVGFDAFSEAREAVTKGTMSATVAQSPAEMGRTAVENAWKTLKGEAFKNDVSLGVTLITKENASAAEK, from the coding sequence GTGCTAAAAACACTCAACAACCCGTTCTTCATCGACATGCAAAAGGGCGCGCAGGAAGCCGCGCAAAGGTTGGGCGTTAATCTGCAAGTGCAAGCTGCCGAGCGCGAGGTGGATGTCGAGAAGCAAATGCAGATCATCGAGAACCTGATTCAAAGCAAGGTCGCCGCACTCTGCATCACGCCCAGCGGTTCCAAAGAGGTTGTGCCCGCCATTGTCAAAGCCAATCAGGCTGGCATTCCGGTCATCATCGTGGACACGCGCGTGCACGCTGAAACCTTGCAAGCAGCCAACGGCAAGACCGCTGGCTTCATTGGTTCTGACAATCTCGAAGGCGGGCGCGTCGCAGGTGAATTCATCGCTAAGCAACTTGGCGGCAAAGGCAAGGTCGCCATTCTCGAAGGCATCCCCGGTCACGAAACCGGCGATTCGCGCTTAAAAGGTTTCCGCGAAATCGTTGCGAAAAATCCGGGCATGCAAATCGTCTCTTCGCAAACGGCCAATTGGGAGCGCGATCAGGGCTACAACGTCTTTCAGAATATGTTACAGGCACATCCCGAAATTCAGGCGCTCTTTGCTTGCAGCGATCTGATGGCGCTCGGCGCGGTCGAAGCCATCGCGGCGGCGGGCAAAACAGGCAAGATCATCGTGGTCGGCTTTGACGCCTTTTCAGAGGCGCGCGAGGCCGTGACCAAAGGAACGATGAGTGCGACTGTGGCGCAATCACCTGCCGAGATGGGCCGTACAGCGGTCGAGAACGCTTGGAAGACGCTAAAAGGTGAGGCATTCAAAAATGACGTTTCGCTCGGCGTTACGCTGATTACCAAAGAGAATGCCAGTGCGGCGGAAAAGTAA
- the iolG gene encoding inositol 2-dehydrogenase: MSNKLNIGVVGLGRLGALYASYFLGRIANARLVAVSDVVAETAEKFASEHDVPRWYQHYQDLLADKEVDAVVIVTPTSSHKDVAIAAAQADKAVFCEKPLSISLDESLAIKAAVAQTGIFFHLGFMRRYDKGYAAAQQKIAAGEIGTPIVFKSTSRDPFRPSLEYLAPEHSGGLLVDCGIHDMDLARWLMGEVRSVYSIGDVLAYPEMKPIGDVDNAVATLTFASGALGVIDLSRSGVFGYDIRTEILGTQGTLQIGYLRETPLLVLTKNNVAHDTVPYFMERFGQAYVDQLQNFVDHVRGGQPPAITCDDGIAALRVSLAATQSLHEQRPVTL, translated from the coding sequence ATGAGCAACAAACTAAATATCGGCGTCGTCGGCTTGGGCCGCTTGGGCGCGCTTTATGCCAGTTACTTTTTGGGACGAATTGCGAATGCCCGCTTGGTTGCGGTTTCGGATGTGGTAGCAGAAACCGCAGAGAAATTCGCCAGCGAACACGATGTGCCGCGTTGGTATCAGCACTATCAGGATTTGCTGGCCGACAAAGAAGTGGACGCGGTGGTCATCGTCACGCCGACCAGTTCGCACAAAGACGTCGCCATCGCGGCGGCGCAAGCAGACAAGGCGGTCTTTTGCGAAAAGCCGCTCTCGATTTCGCTGGATGAATCCCTGGCCATCAAAGCAGCCGTCGCGCAGACGGGCATTTTCTTTCATCTGGGTTTTATGCGGCGCTATGACAAAGGCTACGCGGCGGCACAGCAGAAAATCGCGGCGGGCGAAATCGGAACGCCCATCGTCTTCAAATCCACCTCGCGCGATCCGTTTCGTCCGAGTCTGGAATACTTGGCACCCGAACACAGCGGCGGCTTGCTGGTGGATTGCGGCATTCACGATATGGATTTGGCGCGCTGGCTGATGGGCGAAGTGCGCAGCGTATACAGCATCGGCGACGTGCTGGCCTATCCTGAAATGAAACCCATCGGTGACGTAGACAATGCCGTGGCGACGCTGACCTTTGCGAGCGGCGCGTTGGGCGTGATTGATCTGAGCCGTAGCGGCGTGTTTGGTTACGACATTCGGACGGAAATTCTGGGCACGCAGGGCACGTTGCAGATCGGCTATCTGCGCGAGACGCCGTTGTTGGTGTTGACCAAAAACAACGTCGCGCACGATACCGTGCCATATTTCATGGAGCGTTTTGGCCAGGCGTATGTGGATCAGTTACAGAATTTCGTGGATCACGTGCGCGGCGGTCAACCGCCCGCGATCACTTGCGACGATGGCATTGCAGCCTTGCGCGTGAGCCTGGCGGCGACGCAATCGTTGCACGAGCAACGCCCCGTCACCCTCTAG
- a CDS encoding class I SAM-dependent methyltransferase has protein sequence MTEAIRHQYEQLGAQAFYEQHGADYRNPHEAAIGAVLRAVASEWPLDLTRVLDLACGSGEATLILRDLGAGQIDGVDPYTGAAYLARTGQTAEAIGFEQMAEGVLAGRNYSLLVCSFAMHLLPVSRLPALLFRLAELAPHLLILTPHKRPEIKRAWGWELTREMVLERVRARLYQRLDGDG, from the coding sequence ATGACGGAAGCGATTCGCCATCAATACGAGCAACTCGGCGCGCAAGCCTTTTATGAACAGCACGGCGCGGATTACCGCAATCCGCACGAAGCGGCCATCGGCGCGGTGTTGCGCGCGGTCGCGTCCGAATGGCCACTCGACCTGACGCGCGTGCTCGATCTGGCCTGTGGCAGCGGCGAAGCGACGCTGATCTTGCGCGACCTAGGCGCGGGGCAAATTGACGGCGTAGACCCTTACACCGGCGCAGCCTATCTGGCGCGCACCGGGCAAACGGCGGAAGCCATCGGCTTTGAGCAGATGGCCGAAGGGGTGTTGGCCGGACGCAATTATTCACTGCTGGTGTGCAGCTTCGCCATGCATTTACTGCCGGTGTCGCGGCTGCCCGCGCTGCTCTTTCGGCTGGCCGAACTGGCTCCGCACCTGCTGATCCTGACGCCGCACAAACGCCCGGAGATCAAACGAGCTTGGGGGTGGGAATTGACGCGGGAAATGGTGCTGGAACGGGTGCGGGCGCGGCTCTATCAGCGTCTCGACGGGGATGGATGA
- a CDS encoding carboxypeptidase regulatory-like domain-containing protein — protein MRYQCHLRLFAAALWLTFCHSPAALRAQTANPAADTATISGRVTLNGKPARGIKVALVPGPYAGVKHESVRTDDAGRYEFTGLAAGRYGLVAASYVHTSVEYWQSSVKPFKLCTVLNGEKLTNQNLTLVRGGVITGRITDADGRPLIAEAVRFTYVDEQGKQQPFLDYSNEMLRTDDRGIYRLFGLAPGRYLISAGKTGPAMGSPGPFYRRVYYPGVRNSAQATPIEVKPGSEATNIDLRLGTGEKTFSVSGRVVDDATGQLVTKAGLDFWLAETPQSELRQQSAGTPINERGTFYYENLPPGRYGLSGTALPEYNHYGDLVTFEITDQDVEDLTIRMKRGAIINGTLVLENNPDPAALQNIRVFVGATSTDPGFARRLPGGYAQLDGRFQLRALPAGKVGLRVGGEGRQFSILRIERNGAEVQETFDLKPAEQVNGVRVVLKEAAGGLRGRIVLPGGPLPAGYMLSATLQPLGNNVLISIPLEINPDLSFDEPSLVVGEYEISVTVKVPTGVDGSLVPVRDPIRLRVTVQERAATEVVVTVDLR, from the coding sequence ATGCGCTACCAATGCCATTTACGCTTATTCGCCGCTGCCTTGTGGTTGACGTTCTGCCACTCCCCTGCCGCCTTGCGCGCACAAACTGCCAATCCCGCAGCGGACACGGCCACCATCAGCGGGCGCGTGACGCTCAACGGCAAGCCCGCGCGCGGCATCAAGGTTGCGCTCGTGCCGGGGCCGTATGCCGGAGTCAAACACGAGAGTGTGCGCACCGATGACGCAGGGCGTTATGAATTCACCGGCCTCGCCGCAGGCCGTTATGGGTTGGTCGCCGCTTCTTACGTTCACACCAGCGTCGAATACTGGCAATCGAGCGTGAAGCCTTTCAAGCTTTGCACCGTGCTCAACGGCGAAAAGCTCACGAACCAAAACCTCACGCTCGTGCGCGGCGGCGTCATCACCGGGCGCATCACCGACGCCGATGGCAGACCGCTGATTGCCGAAGCCGTGCGATTCACCTATGTGGATGAACAGGGCAAACAGCAACCTTTTCTAGACTACAGCAACGAGATGCTGCGCACCGATGATCGCGGCATTTATCGCCTGTTCGGCCTCGCGCCAGGCCGCTATCTGATCAGCGCGGGCAAGACTGGCCCCGCGATGGGCAGCCCTGGCCCGTTTTATCGCCGCGTGTATTACCCCGGCGTCCGCAACAGCGCGCAAGCCACGCCCATCGAAGTCAAACCGGGCAGCGAAGCCACCAACATTGATTTGCGGCTAGGCACGGGCGAAAAGACCTTCTCGGTTTCGGGCCGCGTGGTTGACGATGCCACTGGGCAACTCGTAACCAAAGCCGGCCTGGATTTCTGGCTGGCCGAGACACCGCAAAGCGAATTGCGACAGCAGAGTGCAGGCACACCAATCAATGAACGCGGCACGTTCTATTACGAAAATTTACCGCCGGGACGTTATGGCCTCAGTGGTACGGCACTTCCCGAATACAATCATTACGGCGACCTCGTGACCTTCGAGATTACCGATCAGGATGTCGAAGACCTCACCATCCGCATGAAACGCGGCGCGATCATCAACGGCACTCTCGTTCTCGAAAACAATCCAGACCCGGCAGCTTTGCAAAACATTCGTGTTTTTGTCGGCGCGACCAGCACTGATCCGGGTTTTGCCAGACGTTTGCCGGGCGGATATGCCCAACTGGATGGGCGCTTCCAACTCCGCGCACTGCCAGCAGGCAAAGTCGGATTGCGTGTAGGCGGCGAAGGGCGCCAATTTTCCATCCTGCGCATTGAGCGCAACGGTGCCGAAGTGCAAGAAACTTTCGATCTCAAACCGGCCGAGCAAGTCAACGGTGTGCGTGTCGTGTTGAAAGAAGCGGCAGGCGGTTTGCGGGGCCGCATCGTATTGCCCGGTGGCCCGCTGCCCGCTGGCTACATGCTCAGCGCCACGCTACAACCCCTCGGCAACAATGTGCTTATCTCCATACCGCTGGAGATCAATCCCGATTTGAGTTTCGACGAGCCGTCGCTGGTGGTGGGTGAATACGAAATCAGTGTGACGGTGAAGGTTCCAACGGGCGTTGATGGCAGCCTCGTGCCCGTGCGCGACCCCATCCGCCTGCGCGTCACCGTGCAAGAACGCGCTGCCACCGAAGTTGTGGTGACGGTTGATTTGCGCTGA